The Chlorocebus sabaeus isolate Y175 chromosome 1, mChlSab1.0.hap1, whole genome shotgun sequence genome includes a region encoding these proteins:
- the LOC103248157 gene encoding rRNA-processing protein FCF1 homolog, which produces MGKQKKTRKYATMKRMLSLRDQRLKEKDRLKPKKKEKKDPSALKEREVPQHPSCLFFQYNTQLGPPYHILVDTNFINFSIKAKLDLVQSMMDCLYAKCIPCITDCVMAEIEKLGQKYRVALRIAKDPRFERLPCTHKGTYADDCLVQRVTQHKCYIVATVDRDLKRRIRKIPGVPIMYISNHRYNIERMPDDYGAPRF; this is translated from the coding sequence ATGgggaagcaaaagaaaacaaggaagtatGCGACCATGAAGCGAATGCTTAGTCTCAGAGATCAGAGGCTTAAAGAAAAGGATAGattaaaacctaaaaagaaagaaaagaaggatccCAGTGCGTTAAAGGAAAGAGAAGTTCCCCAACACCCTTCCTGCTTATTTTTCCAATATAATACACAGCTGGGCCCACCTTACCACATCCTCGTTGATACCAACTTTATCAATTTTTCCATAAAAGCCAAACTGGACTTAGTGCAGTCAATGATGGACTGTCTGTATGCCAAGTGTATCCCTTGTATAACTGACTGTGTAATGGCTGAAATTGAGAAATTGGGGCAGAAGTATCGAGTGGCTCTAAGGATCGCCAAGGATCCAAGATTTGAACGATTACCATGTACACACAAAGGGACTTATGCAGATGACTGCTTAGTACAGAGAGTAACTCAGCATAAGTGTTACATTGTGGCCACAGTTGACCGGGACCTTAAAAGAAGAATCCGTAAGATTCCTGGAGTTCCTATCATGTACATTTCTAACCACAGATACAACATCGAACGGATGCCAGATGATTATGGAGCCCCTCGATTCTAA